From Candidatus Bathyanammoxibius amoris, the proteins below share one genomic window:
- the polA gene encoding DNA polymerase I, with protein sequence MPERLFIIDGHSHCYQAYYAISGLTSPAGTPVNAVYGFIGMLRKLIREQNPEYLAVAFDSKGPTFRHESYAEYKANRKETPDDLEVQFPLIFRVLEAYGIPVYSCEGYEGDDVIGTLAKQASKKHVETHIVTADKDMEQLIDPYVKIYNAKKDRTQDLETLKKEKGITPEQVKDVLALMGDSVDNIPGVPGIGPKTAVELVQKWGSLEGVLEHLDSLNGTKRMEKIRDSLRSSAQQAHTAKELVTISLDAPVELDLEASRRDRGNDDELRKIFEELGFNSLLAQMAPATEAKKTDYHIVNTPERFRDFLKELSGQDVFSFDLETTSLNVVEAGIVGLSFSWNEDEAYYVPLLAPEGAVTLPQDVLDDLKPILENPGIKKIGQNLKYDCTVLKNYDIELRGIAFDTMIASYLINPGRRRHGLDELAMQYLSYQTTPITELIGQGRGKEQLTMDKVELEKVARYACEDADVACCLAHRMRPLLERDGLLKLFEEVEVPLVSVLADMEYAGIKVDTELLEEMSGHLKEKLSTLEEDIFHLAGERFNVDSPKQVAGILFEKLGLKPLARTKTGPSTVARVLETLSKQHPLPALLMERRQLSKLKSTYVDALPRLISARTGRVHTSFNQTATATGRLSSSEPNLQNIPVRSDLGRQIRRAFIPSRDGLIFMSMDYSQIELRILAHFSEDPALMDAFKNERDIHASVASDIYGVGLDDVTPEMRGTAKAVNFGIVYGLSPMGLSREVGITLKEAGAFIESYFKLFEGVKRFRDRVIEETRETGYVTTILGRRRPVTEISAQNKHKRSLAERIAVNTIVQGSAADLIKVAMNKTCARLKETGLNAKMLLQIHDELLFELPEKELDATRKAVEEEMTQALTLRVSIRVNVKTGKNWLEAE encoded by the coding sequence ATGCCAGAAAGACTTTTTATAATAGACGGCCATTCACATTGTTATCAGGCCTACTATGCAATCTCCGGATTGACCAGTCCGGCTGGAACCCCCGTAAACGCGGTGTACGGTTTTATCGGTATGCTCAGGAAGCTTATCAGGGAGCAGAATCCCGAATACCTGGCAGTGGCTTTTGATTCAAAAGGCCCCACGTTCCGTCATGAAAGTTATGCAGAATACAAGGCGAACAGAAAGGAAACACCCGATGACCTCGAAGTGCAGTTTCCTTTGATCTTCAGGGTGTTGGAGGCCTACGGGATACCCGTCTACTCTTGTGAGGGTTACGAGGGGGATGACGTAATTGGTACACTCGCCAAGCAGGCCTCGAAGAAACATGTGGAGACGCATATCGTTACCGCTGACAAAGACATGGAACAACTTATAGACCCCTACGTAAAGATATACAACGCAAAGAAAGACCGAACCCAGGACCTCGAGACCCTGAAGAAAGAAAAGGGTATTACGCCTGAGCAGGTGAAAGACGTGCTGGCCCTGATGGGAGACAGTGTAGATAACATACCCGGGGTGCCGGGCATTGGCCCCAAGACGGCGGTGGAACTTGTGCAGAAGTGGGGCTCGCTGGAGGGTGTACTGGAGCACCTTGACAGTCTTAACGGCACGAAGCGTATGGAGAAGATCAGGGACAGCCTTCGCTCCTCAGCGCAACAGGCACACACCGCCAAAGAATTGGTGACCATATCCCTGGATGCGCCCGTAGAGTTAGACCTGGAGGCCAGCCGTAGAGACCGTGGAAATGATGACGAACTGAGGAAAATCTTCGAAGAACTCGGCTTCAACAGCCTTCTGGCACAAATGGCTCCCGCGACAGAAGCAAAGAAGACCGATTATCATATCGTAAACACACCGGAGCGATTCAGGGACTTCCTTAAAGAACTGTCGGGACAGGATGTGTTTTCCTTTGACCTTGAAACCACGAGCCTTAACGTTGTGGAGGCCGGAATAGTCGGCCTTTCCTTCTCCTGGAATGAAGATGAGGCGTACTATGTGCCGCTACTGGCACCCGAAGGAGCGGTGACTCTCCCACAGGACGTGCTTGATGACCTGAAGCCGATACTCGAGAACCCGGGAATAAAGAAGATAGGGCAGAATCTGAAGTACGACTGTACGGTCCTCAAGAACTATGACATTGAGCTCAGGGGAATAGCCTTCGACACAATGATTGCCTCTTATCTGATTAATCCCGGGCGCAGGAGACACGGCCTGGATGAGCTGGCAATGCAGTACCTGTCTTATCAGACCACGCCGATAACCGAGCTTATAGGGCAGGGCCGCGGTAAGGAACAGCTTACCATGGACAAAGTGGAGTTGGAGAAAGTGGCGAGATACGCCTGCGAGGACGCGGATGTGGCCTGTTGTCTGGCCCACCGGATGCGTCCGCTCCTGGAGCGAGACGGCCTGTTGAAACTCTTCGAGGAGGTGGAGGTGCCCCTTGTGAGTGTGCTTGCCGATATGGAATATGCGGGGATAAAGGTTGATACCGAGCTCCTGGAAGAAATGTCCGGACATTTGAAGGAAAAACTATCCACGCTTGAAGAAGACATTTTCCATCTGGCAGGAGAGAGGTTTAACGTGGATTCGCCCAAACAGGTGGCCGGGATACTCTTTGAGAAACTGGGCCTCAAGCCCCTTGCGAGGACGAAGACCGGCCCGTCCACGGTCGCCAGGGTACTGGAGACGTTGTCGAAGCAACACCCCCTGCCCGCATTACTGATGGAACGCAGGCAGTTAAGCAAGCTGAAGTCCACGTACGTCGATGCCCTCCCGAGGTTGATAAGCGCCAGGACCGGCAGGGTGCATACGTCCTTTAATCAGACCGCTACGGCCACGGGGAGATTGTCCTCAAGTGAGCCCAATCTGCAAAATATACCCGTGCGCAGCGACCTGGGGAGGCAAATACGCCGCGCTTTTATACCTTCACGCGACGGCCTTATCTTTATGTCCATGGACTATTCCCAGATAGAGTTGAGGATCCTGGCGCATTTCTCCGAAGACCCTGCCCTGATGGACGCCTTCAAGAATGAGCGAGACATTCACGCCTCTGTGGCCTCTGATATCTATGGTGTAGGGCTGGACGACGTGACTCCTGAGATGAGAGGGACGGCAAAGGCCGTCAACTTCGGGATAGTGTACGGGCTCAGCCCGATGGGGCTTTCAAGGGAGGTTGGAATAACGCTGAAAGAGGCCGGTGCGTTTATTGAGTCGTACTTTAAACTGTTTGAGGGCGTCAAGCGCTTCCGCGACAGGGTCATCGAGGAGACGCGGGAGACGGGCTACGTGACCACCATACTCGGAAGGCGGCGGCCCGTTACAGAGATAAGCGCCCAGAATAAACATAAGAGGTCTCTGGCGGAGCGTATAGCGGTTAACACCATTGTGCAGGGTTCGGCGGCAGACCTTATAAAGGTGGCCATGAACAAAACTTGCGCGCGCCTGAAGGAGACGGGACTAAACGCCAAAATGCTCCTGCAGATACATGATGAGCTGCTCTTTGAGCTGCCCGAGAAAGAGCTGGATGCTACCAGAAAAGCCGTAGAGGAGGAGATGACGCAGGCCCTTACACTCCGGGTGTCCATCAGGGTAAACGTAAAGACAGGTAAGAATTGGCTAGAAGCAGAGTGA
- a CDS encoding acylphosphatase, which translates to MSKEEQRVRAHVFVEGTVQGVFFRATTHEMASALGLAGWVRNCRDGRVEAVLEGRRADVEEMIRWCHKGPPGAVVRSVDTEWEEPRGETGTFSVKFY; encoded by the coding sequence ATGTCAAAAGAAGAGCAACGGGTCAGGGCCCACGTCTTTGTCGAAGGCACAGTCCAAGGCGTGTTCTTCAGGGCAACCACACACGAGATGGCCTCGGCCCTGGGACTGGCAGGCTGGGTAAGAAATTGCCGGGACGGCCGTGTTGAGGCCGTCCTCGAAGGCCGCCGCGCCGACGTTGAAGAGATGATAAGGTGGTGCCACAAAGGGCCGCCCGGCGCCGTCGTGAGAAGCGTCGACACCGAGTGGGAAGAACCCCGCGGCGAAACCGGAACCTTCTCCGTCAAGTTCTACTAG
- the coaE gene encoding dephospho-CoA kinase (Dephospho-CoA kinase (CoaE) performs the final step in coenzyme A biosynthesis.) has translation MRPTVIGIMGGIASGKTTVAEMLGSFGARVIDADEIGHGFLDTPEVKEKLAKRWGKEILDEGGGVDRDRLSRRVFSDAEALRELNDTLHPLILEAIHREIAGEGGRIVVLDAALLHETGLTELCDLLLFVAAEKRVKEERAVKQRRWSPEEIARRERFQAPVEEKRKMAHCVIDNNFSKEETLKQVKEFLDRFVL, from the coding sequence ATGCGACCCACGGTAATAGGCATCATGGGTGGTATTGCGAGCGGTAAGACCACTGTGGCAGAGATGCTGGGCTCGTTTGGCGCAAGGGTCATTGACGCGGATGAAATTGGCCATGGATTTTTGGACACGCCGGAGGTTAAGGAAAAGCTGGCTAAAAGATGGGGTAAGGAGATACTGGATGAAGGGGGCGGTGTAGACCGCGACAGGCTTTCCAGGCGGGTCTTCTCTGACGCAGAGGCGCTCAGGGAGTTAAACGATACGCTTCACCCCTTAATACTTGAGGCCATTCACCGGGAGATAGCAGGGGAGGGCGGCAGGATTGTCGTTTTGGATGCCGCACTTCTTCATGAGACGGGGCTTACCGAATTATGTGACTTGCTGCTGTTTGTAGCGGCGGAGAAGAGGGTAAAGGAGGAAAGGGCCGTTAAACAGAGGCGCTGGAGCCCCGAGGAGATAGCCAGGCGGGAACGCTTTCAGGCACCGGTGGAAGAGAAAAGAAAGATGGCCCACTGCGTGATTGACAACAACTTTTCAAAGGAGGAGACACTCAAACAGGTTAAGGAGTTTTTAGACAGGTTTGTTCTATAA
- the ccsB gene encoding c-type cytochrome biogenesis protein CcsB, giving the protein MGFVTINVTLVAFILASIAYVMKEIWKPEMLRKGSLVIFVVGFALNTVLVTNRWTEAGHAPFSNLYESLIFYAWSVGFVYLILEYMYSLRIVGALATVMIMLLLLYASTSDETIRPLMPALQSNWLTVHVITYFIGYAALGISFLTAILYLVGRTRPSGTLIAAASGIDFGTLSYKIVAFGFPFLTLGMVTGAVWANKAWGTYWSWDPKETWSLITWLIYLVYLHSPLVLPRIQMISKERRPVIQSICLVIAFSAVIFTYLGLSYLPSAADSAHVYQNQ; this is encoded by the coding sequence ATGGGATTCGTAACCATTAACGTAACCCTTGTGGCCTTTATACTGGCATCCATCGCCTATGTAATGAAAGAGATATGGAAGCCGGAAATGCTCCGCAAGGGGTCGCTTGTAATATTCGTTGTCGGCTTTGCCTTGAACACCGTGCTAGTGACGAACAGGTGGACGGAAGCAGGCCATGCGCCTTTTTCTAATCTCTACGAGTCGCTTATCTTTTACGCCTGGTCGGTCGGTTTTGTGTATCTAATCCTCGAGTATATGTACAGCCTGAGGATAGTGGGCGCGCTGGCCACGGTGATGATAATGCTCCTGTTGCTGTATGCGTCTACTTCCGACGAGACCATAAGGCCTCTTATGCCCGCCTTGCAGAGCAATTGGCTTACCGTGCACGTCATCACCTACTTTATCGGTTATGCCGCCCTGGGTATATCGTTCCTCACCGCCATTCTCTATCTTGTGGGACGGACGAGACCCAGTGGAACCCTTATAGCCGCGGCATCGGGTATAGACTTCGGGACGCTCTCATACAAGATCGTCGCCTTCGGTTTCCCGTTCCTGACCCTGGGAATGGTCACCGGCGCGGTATGGGCCAACAAGGCATGGGGCACGTACTGGTCATGGGACCCGAAAGAGACATGGTCGCTGATTACCTGGCTGATATACCTGGTCTATCTGCACTCGCCGCTGGTACTGCCGCGGATACAGATGATCTCCAAGGAGAGAAGGCCCGTAATCCAGAGCATATGTCTGGTGATAGCCTTTTCCGCGGTAATCTTTACCTATCTGGGCCTGTCGTATCTCCCTTCAGCCGCAGATAGCGCACACGTTTACCAGAACCAGTAA
- a CDS encoding cytochrome c biogenesis protein ResB: MAKVVKNTGASGSGSPLWNLFTSVKLAVALILIMALACVLGTFIVQGKLPQEYVTHYGESLASILQLVQFNNVFQSYWFILLILLLCVNLVCCTIDRWRGDILQLGFLLTHISIILILTGSVIGLKFGHKGALWIAEGEKVHQFQQFDGTTSPLPFELELVKFVTEKHPPKVELIAYVKDQHREKVLPIDVGVPQHVPKSPYTVTIQEYYPDAALVEEAINNSEELKNPAIFVQLYGSKEVTVEGWLVAKDRNSYVDNKRNLKLEYLWIDSPEAFQRASTQTGPSRKPTLTVTLEDKTTSKTVPIVVGESFDIGNYKIKFLEFVLDFTRKFLPINEQQPTNPAIHIELQGPAATESRWVFANFPDWDKMHPAKNKGLKLTCSVPSDFSFVTQRIRILQGPDDKRLLTFIRDDKVIETVSWEMEGKYDIADTGQQLRIAKFYPHFGIKQSVVKQSDELKKPAIRVEISGPAGKLNNWVFADAAEPTPYMDGNFFLLYEQLGENIKDWKSTLRVIEAGEVVVEKTIEVNNPLKYGGYSFFQSSYDPENPKLSGLQVARDPGIFLVYTGFTTLCFGIIFIFYLKPLVRRRIQAMKAKEEK; this comes from the coding sequence ATGGCTAAGGTTGTAAAAAATACCGGGGCCTCAGGTAGCGGCAGCCCCCTGTGGAACCTGTTTACCTCTGTGAAGCTGGCTGTAGCGCTGATATTAATTATGGCCTTAGCCTGCGTACTGGGTACGTTCATAGTCCAGGGCAAGCTTCCCCAGGAATACGTCACACACTACGGGGAGAGCCTGGCATCTATACTGCAGCTTGTCCAGTTTAACAACGTATTCCAGTCCTACTGGTTCATCCTGCTGATTTTACTCCTCTGCGTCAACCTTGTCTGCTGCACCATAGACCGCTGGCGCGGCGACATACTGCAACTGGGCTTCCTGCTTACCCACATCAGTATAATACTCATCCTGACAGGCAGCGTCATCGGCCTGAAGTTTGGCCATAAGGGCGCACTCTGGATAGCCGAGGGCGAGAAGGTGCACCAGTTTCAGCAGTTTGACGGCACCACTTCCCCTCTTCCCTTTGAGCTTGAACTGGTCAAATTCGTAACAGAGAAACACCCTCCAAAGGTGGAGCTCATTGCCTACGTCAAAGACCAGCACCGTGAGAAGGTGCTACCCATCGACGTGGGAGTGCCCCAGCACGTGCCGAAGTCCCCGTACACCGTTACGATACAGGAGTACTACCCCGACGCGGCACTGGTGGAGGAGGCCATAAATAATTCCGAGGAGCTGAAAAACCCCGCCATCTTTGTCCAGCTTTACGGTTCAAAGGAAGTAACGGTGGAGGGATGGCTGGTAGCGAAGGACCGGAACTCGTACGTTGACAATAAAAGAAATTTAAAGCTGGAGTACCTGTGGATAGATTCTCCGGAGGCCTTTCAGCGCGCTTCTACACAGACAGGGCCGTCAAGAAAACCCACCCTGACTGTAACGCTGGAAGATAAGACAACCTCCAAAACCGTCCCCATCGTGGTAGGTGAGAGTTTCGACATCGGGAACTATAAGATTAAGTTTCTGGAGTTCGTGCTTGATTTCACCAGAAAATTCCTGCCCATTAACGAACAGCAGCCTACCAACCCCGCCATCCATATAGAACTCCAGGGGCCCGCGGCCACAGAGTCCCGCTGGGTCTTTGCAAACTTCCCGGATTGGGACAAGATGCACCCCGCCAAGAACAAGGGCCTTAAGCTCACCTGCAGTGTGCCTTCAGACTTTTCCTTCGTCACCCAGCGAATAAGGATACTTCAAGGCCCCGACGACAAAAGGCTTCTAACGTTTATCAGGGACGATAAGGTGATAGAGACCGTAAGCTGGGAAATGGAAGGGAAGTACGACATAGCCGACACGGGCCAGCAGCTCAGGATAGCAAAGTTTTACCCACATTTCGGGATTAAACAGTCTGTGGTGAAGCAATCTGACGAACTCAAGAAACCCGCCATCCGCGTTGAGATATCAGGGCCCGCGGGCAAGCTTAACAACTGGGTCTTCGCCGATGCGGCAGAGCCCACCCCATACATGGACGGGAATTTCTTTTTACTTTACGAGCAATTAGGAGAGAATATCAAGGACTGGAAAAGCACGCTCAGGGTGATTGAGGCCGGCGAGGTTGTGGTGGAAAAAACCATCGAGGTCAACAACCCCCTCAAGTACGGCGGCTACTCATTCTTCCAGTCAAGCTATGACCCGGAGAACCCAAAACTCTCCGGTCTCCAGGTGGCTCGCGACCCCGGGATCTTTTTAGTTTATACAGGCTTTACAACACTGTGTTTTGGCATTATATTTATATTTTACCTGAAACCGCTTGTCAGGCGAAGAATACAGGCGATGAAGGCGAAGGAGGAGAAATAA
- the mnmG gene encoding tRNA uridine-5-carboxymethylaminomethyl(34) synthesis enzyme MnmG, which translates to MLNNFDIIVVGGGHAGCEAALAAARMGFGTALITIDPDTIAQMPCNPAIGGLAKGQLVREIDALGGEMAKVIDATGIQFRMLNTKKGPAVRSPRAQADKYLYKEEMRRRLEAEENISIHRDTVESLLISKDRITGVTGGSGIAYRAGAVIITAGTFLRGLIHTGESIEAGGRAGEPSAEKLSGSLRAAGFELGRLKTGTPPRLEAGTIPFEELIPQYGDARPMPFSFSTAEIKRPQLPCYITCTNPETHRIIRENLDRSPMYTGQIKATGPRYCPSIEDKVVRFADKDAHQIFLEPEGLESSEIYCNGISTSLPRDVQEEFIHSIRGLKGARIARYGYAVEYDFVPPAQINANLETKPVGGLFLAGQINGTSGYEEAAAQGIMAGINAALKLRGRPPFVLDRSEAYIGVLIDDLVTKGTLEPYRMFTSRAEYRLILRQDNADRRLMKYGHRFGLIDRSQWNKIQEKESLINRTRKHLRENLYKGESLEKILRRPENDLNHLLELDVYRELRERNLPQDVKEQVEIEVKYDGYIQRQLAQVEKFKKMEALHLPPWLDYREIPELANEARQKLHQIRPASIGQASRISGISPADISILLVYLSGKSRRSESPPA; encoded by the coding sequence ATGCTTAACAACTTCGACATAATCGTGGTGGGTGGCGGGCATGCGGGGTGTGAGGCGGCACTAGCCGCGGCCCGCATGGGGTTCGGCACCGCCCTTATTACCATCGACCCGGACACCATCGCCCAGATGCCCTGTAACCCGGCTATCGGGGGTCTTGCCAAGGGACAGCTCGTCCGTGAGATAGACGCGCTCGGTGGGGAGATGGCAAAGGTCATTGACGCCACAGGCATCCAGTTCCGCATGCTGAACACCAAGAAAGGACCCGCCGTCCGTTCTCCACGCGCACAGGCCGACAAGTATCTCTACAAAGAGGAGATGAGAAGGAGGCTGGAGGCGGAGGAGAATATATCTATACACCGGGACACGGTGGAATCCCTGTTGATAAGCAAAGACAGGATTACGGGGGTGACAGGGGGGTCTGGTATTGCATACAGGGCCGGTGCGGTTATCATCACGGCGGGCACCTTCCTGAGGGGGCTTATCCATACGGGTGAATCTATCGAGGCCGGCGGCAGGGCGGGAGAGCCCTCTGCCGAGAAGCTTTCCGGCTCACTCAGGGCCGCCGGGTTTGAGCTGGGACGGCTCAAGACGGGTACACCTCCCAGACTTGAGGCCGGAACCATACCGTTTGAGGAATTAATCCCACAATACGGCGATGCGCGGCCAATGCCATTCTCCTTTTCCACCGCTGAGATAAAACGTCCCCAATTACCCTGCTACATTACCTGCACAAACCCCGAAACACATCGGATTATAAGGGAGAACCTGGACCGTTCTCCCATGTACACGGGCCAGATAAAGGCCACGGGGCCACGCTACTGTCCATCAATTGAGGACAAGGTGGTCCGCTTCGCCGATAAGGACGCGCATCAGATATTCCTCGAGCCGGAGGGGCTTGAAAGCAGCGAGATATACTGTAACGGTATATCCACAAGCCTGCCCCGCGACGTGCAGGAGGAGTTCATACATTCCATAAGGGGGCTGAAGGGGGCAAGGATTGCCCGCTACGGGTACGCGGTAGAGTACGATTTCGTGCCTCCTGCCCAGATAAATGCTAATCTGGAGACAAAGCCGGTGGGGGGCCTGTTCCTCGCGGGCCAGATAAACGGCACCTCCGGGTATGAGGAGGCGGCGGCGCAGGGGATAATGGCAGGGATAAACGCTGCGCTAAAGCTACGGGGAAGACCACCGTTTGTGCTGGACCGCTCAGAGGCCTATATCGGCGTGCTCATAGACGACCTTGTAACAAAGGGGACCCTTGAACCCTACCGGATGTTTACGTCACGGGCGGAGTACAGGCTTATACTGAGGCAGGACAATGCTGACAGGAGGCTTATGAAATATGGTCACCGGTTCGGGCTTATAGACCGTTCGCAGTGGAATAAGATCCAGGAAAAGGAATCCCTCATCAACCGGACAAGAAAACATCTGAGGGAAAACCTGTACAAAGGGGAATCGCTGGAAAAGATTCTCAGGAGACCGGAAAACGACCTCAACCATCTATTAGAACTTGACGTATACCGGGAGCTGAGGGAGCGAAATCTCCCGCAGGACGTAAAAGAGCAGGTTGAGATAGAGGTAAAATACGACGGTTACATCCAGCGGCAGTTAGCCCAGGTCGAGAAATTCAAGAAAATGGAAGCGCTTCACCTTCCCCCGTGGCTTGATTATCGTGAGATTCCAGAGTTGGCAAATGAGGCCCGTCAGAAGCTCCATCAGATTAGACCCGCTTCAATCGGTCAGGCGTCCCGCATCTCAGGTATATCCCCCGCCGACATCTCCATTCTCCTCGTCTACCTGAGCGGCAAGTCCCGCAGGAGCGAATCTCCCCCCGCCTGA
- a CDS encoding VIT1/CCC1 transporter family protein, with translation MLSSTDILNQPREHWHSPEGKFIREVIFGINDGLIETLGFATGVFGATAAGNIIVITGTAQVIAGSISMGIGAYVSQKSFKEFYDREEEIEKKEIEAKPGEERAEIEAIYKKKGFEGDELKMVADHITSDKKVWLDTMMAQELGLIREGYTHPVKSGAVTGLSYVLGAIPPLAPYFFLPAEKAFIASILLSMMFLFFVGAMKSRWARIWWVWSAVEVVGFGLGAVAITYSIGRLIATIFAVDIAT, from the coding sequence ATGTTATCTTCAACTGACATTTTAAATCAACCGCGGGAACACTGGCACAGCCCCGAGGGGAAGTTCATACGCGAGGTAATCTTTGGGATAAACGACGGCCTGATAGAGACACTCGGTTTCGCCACGGGCGTATTCGGCGCCACGGCCGCAGGCAATATAATTGTCATAACGGGGACGGCGCAGGTCATCGCGGGCTCGATCTCAATGGGCATAGGGGCGTACGTCTCGCAGAAATCGTTTAAAGAATTTTATGACAGGGAAGAAGAGATTGAGAAGAAAGAGATAGAGGCCAAACCCGGGGAGGAGCGGGCGGAAATAGAGGCAATATATAAGAAGAAGGGTTTTGAAGGAGACGAGCTAAAGATGGTGGCCGACCATATAACCTCGGACAAGAAGGTCTGGCTTGACACCATGATGGCCCAGGAACTGGGCCTCATCCGCGAGGGTTACACACATCCGGTAAAATCCGGTGCCGTCACGGGTCTCTCATACGTACTTGGCGCAATCCCGCCGCTCGCACCCTATTTTTTCCTCCCCGCGGAAAAGGCCTTCATCGCCTCCATACTCCTCTCCATGATGTTCCTGTTCTTTGTGGGCGCCATGAAGAGCCGCTGGGCACGAATCTGGTGGGTATGGAGCGCCGTTGAAGTGGTGGGGTTCGGGCTGGGCGCCGTGGCTATCACATACTCTATAGGAAGACTAATCGCCACCATCTTCGCAGTGGACATTGCAACGTAG
- a CDS encoding phosphoribosyl-AMP cyclohydrolase, producing the protein MSLIENIKFNEKGLIPAIIVDDADGRVLTLCYLNQDAVAKTLETGLVHVFRRSQNRLMIKGESSGHTQSVKDVSIDCEGNSIQFKVDQKVAACHAGYRSCYYRGYNPGTGELEVREPLVFDPKSVYK; encoded by the coding sequence ATGTCACTCATAGAAAACATAAAGTTTAACGAGAAGGGTCTTATCCCGGCCATCATAGTAGACGATGCGGACGGCCGGGTGCTCACGCTCTGTTACCTGAACCAGGACGCCGTAGCAAAGACCCTGGAGACAGGACTCGTCCACGTCTTCAGGCGCTCACAGAACCGCCTGATGATAAAGGGCGAGAGCTCGGGCCATACCCAGTCGGTAAAGGACGTATCTATCGATTGCGAGGGCAATTCCATCCAGTTCAAGGTAGACCAGAAGGTGGCCGCATGTCACGCCGGATACCGGTCCTGTTACTACCGCGGGTATAATCCCGGGACCGGGGAGCTTGAGGTCCGGGAGCCCCTGGTGTTTGACCCCAAGTCTGTCTACAAGTAA
- the thiE gene encoding thiamine phosphate synthase → MPALEKLRLTLITDRSVSSLPPMQVVHRALEGGVTTVQLREKDLDSRNMYFLASELRNMTNDYGANLIINDRVDIALAVGADGVHMGKNSMPIMDARRLLGRDRLIGFSAHNMQEAVGAEENGVNYITISPIYQSPGKGRPIGPAAVATMKVCLKIPVIALGGINEDNVDDVLGNKADGVAVVSAIMASDDPRAASERLRRKLDLCGQIT, encoded by the coding sequence ATGCCCGCGCTGGAAAAACTCAGACTAACCCTCATCACGGACAGGAGCGTCTCAAGCCTCCCTCCAATGCAGGTCGTACACAGGGCGCTGGAAGGAGGCGTGACCACCGTACAGCTCAGGGAAAAAGACCTCGACAGCAGGAACATGTATTTTCTGGCATCCGAGCTGAGGAACATGACAAACGATTACGGCGCCAACCTCATCATAAACGACCGCGTTGACATTGCTCTGGCCGTCGGTGCCGACGGCGTCCACATGGGGAAAAATTCCATGCCCATTATGGACGCGCGGCGGCTGCTTGGCCGCGACAGACTCATCGGTTTCTCCGCCCATAACATGCAGGAGGCGGTGGGCGCGGAGGAAAACGGCGTCAATTACATAACCATCAGCCCCATCTACCAGAGCCCGGGCAAAGGCAGGCCCATCGGCCCGGCGGCGGTCGCAACGATGAAAGTATGCCTCAAAATACCGGTCATCGCACTGGGCGGTATAAACGAGGACAACGTGGACGACGTCCTCGGCAATAAGGCCGACGGGGTAGCGGTCGTCTCGGCCATAATGGCCTCCGACGACCCCAGGGCTGCCAGTGAACGGCTTCGCCGGAAATTAGACCTATGCGGGCAAATCACCTAG
- a CDS encoding flagellar motor protein MotB, producing the protein MNRTSLYLKLFLATVFTGMALGCAETEELRGLNRRQAITIRDQADEIDLLKGDLAGSKERISRESEEKSRLMAELNNLAKAIGGGATVRQTPEGPVIQLPEIILFDSGLADIKPGGEDALKKLAEHLKSRPNENLRIAGNTDSDPIVKTKYMWKSNHHLAAGRALSVFQYLTEQQGVDPGRVYVIGYGPNRPISNDNTNEGKKKNRRVEFMLTEAEGS; encoded by the coding sequence ATGAATAGAACTTCGCTATACCTAAAGCTGTTCCTGGCCACTGTGTTTACGGGCATGGCCCTGGGATGTGCAGAGACAGAAGAACTGAGAGGCCTTAACCGTCGTCAGGCCATAACCATCAGAGACCAGGCCGACGAAATAGACCTCCTGAAAGGCGATCTGGCCGGCTCCAAGGAAAGGATCTCTAGGGAGTCTGAAGAGAAGTCAAGGCTGATGGCCGAGCTTAACAACCTTGCCAAGGCGATTGGCGGCGGCGCCACCGTAAGGCAGACGCCGGAGGGGCCGGTAATCCAACTTCCTGAAATAATACTATTTGACTCAGGGCTGGCAGACATCAAACCCGGAGGGGAGGATGCTCTAAAGAAGCTCGCGGAGCACCTGAAATCACGACCCAATGAGAACCTCAGGATAGCCGGCAATACCGACTCAGACCCGATAGTAAAGACCAAGTACATGTGGAAATCGAACCACCATCTCGCCGCCGGAAGGGCGCTCAGCGTCTTCCAGTATCTCACCGAACAGCAGGGAGTGGACCCGGGCCGCGTATACGTAATCGGCTACGGTCCTAATCGACCGATCTCAAACGACAACACAAACGAAGGCAAGAAAAAGAACAGAAGGGTTGAATTTATGCTCACCGAAGCTGAAGGGTCGTAA